Within Citromicrobium bathyomarinum, the genomic segment GGCGCATCCCGCCGGAAAAGCCTGCGATCGCCTTCTTGCGCACGCCCCACAGGTTCACCTGATTGAGCAGCGTCTCGACCGTCGCCTTGCGATCCGAAGCGGAGGAGATGCCCTTAAGCACCGCCATGTGATCTAGCATGTCGTATGCGGAAACGCGCGGGTACACGCCGAAATCCTGCGGAAGGTAGCCGAGCTGCTTGCGCAGTTCCTCGGGATTTTCGAGGATGTCGATCTCGCCGAAGCGGATGCTGCCCGAACTCGGCGTCTGCAGCGTCGCAACCGTACGCATGAGGGTCGACTTGCCCGCGCCGTTGGGGCCCAGCAGGCCGAACATCCCCTTCGGGATCGACAGGGTGACATCGTCGAGCGCGCGCACTCCATTGGGATAGGTGTGCGTGACGTTTTGCAGTTCGAGCATTGGTAAGCTGACTCCCCTCAAGCTGACCAATGCCTAGCATGAGATCGGGCAGCGTGCCCTGACGCCAATCGAAGCGCTGATGTCGCTGGTCGATGAGGCGGCTGACCGCCCGTCGGCTCTCAGGCGTTGCCCGCCTTCTTGGCCGCCACCGCAGCATCGAACGCGGCGGGGTTGTAGTAATAGGGCTTGATCTCGCACACCTTGCCGTCGCGGAAGCGGAACATCTCGCAGGTCTCCGCCGGGGCCAGTCCTTCCTGCGCGAACTGGATTTCGAGGATCACCACCGCGTAGTCGCCGCCGGTGGTGGTCTCAATCCGCTTGATCCCGCTGGCATCGACCATGGTGAAGACCAGCGTGTAGAGCTCTCTCAGCCCGCCGCGACCGGTGAAGCGGCCCTTCATCGGCAGGTGATCGGCCTCGCTGGCGAAGAAGTCTTCGGTCAGCATGGACTCCGCGCGTTCCCAGTCGCCCGCTCCGGTGGCGGCGTAAAGGTCGTCGATCAGCTTGAGCTTTTCATCGTGCGTCATCACTCTCTCCCGGTTTCTCATCGGGGGCATTCTTTCGATCAGCCCGCGCGGGGGCACCTGCCGAAATGGTTAGCCTGCGCCGCTCAAGCGTGGCTGCTAGGCCGGTGGATATGGGAGACGTCGCAAGTCCGGTTCGACAAATCGCGTATTTCTGTGAGGATGTCCGCGCAGCGGCGATGGACCACCATCGGCTGTTCGGCTCCGGCCCGTTCTTCGTGCTCGACCGGATTACGCTTGCCCATGCGACCTATCGCGGGGCCGACAGCGATCTGGTCCACAGCTCCGCCTATGGCCAGTGGGGGCCGGTGATGGTGGAGTTCGTCCAGCAGGATAGCGCTGGCGTGTCTCCGTTCCGCGAGATGTTCGCGGAGGGGGAAACCGGGCTGCACCATATCGCGCTGTTCGAGGACGATCTGGAAGCTGCGGTCGCGCGATTTGCCGACCAGGGCCACGCGGAGGCGTTTCGCGGGACGATGGAGGACGGCTTCCAGTTCGTTTTCATCGACACCGTCGCCAGCCTTGGGCACATGGTCGAACTTTACCGGCCTGTGTCCGCGCTGGTCGGTTTTTACGACATGGTTGCGGACGCGGCGGCCGGGTGGGACGGCAGCGACCCCGTTCGTGTTCTGGAAGGGTGATGAATGAGTGCCACGTGGTTTGAGGCTGTTGCGATCGACGCGTTCCCCGAGGATGGGAAGCTCGCGACGAAGCTGGGTGAATGGAATGTCCTGATCGTGCGCGAGGATGGTGCGTTCACCGCGTTCAACGATTGCTGCACCCACCAGGCCTCTGCCCTTTCGACAGGGCGTGTCCGTCGCGGCACGATCATGTGTCCGCTCCACGGCGCGCGGTTCGAGGCGCGCACGGGCAAGTGCATCGGCGGGGCCTATCCTGCCCTGCGCATGTTCGAAACGCGCGAGAGCGAGGGCATGCTGGAGGTCGCCGTACCGGATCAGCCACCCGCGATTGGCGAGCGGCCCAAGTTCGGCTGAGGCCTGCTACCCCCTCCAATATTGCACAGCTGGCCCGCGGCCTCGCAGGCTGTAGGGTCCGCCGAACAATAATGGAGAGGAAATTTCATGAGCTATACCGGCCCGGTCGAGGACCGGCTCGCTATTCGCGAGCTGATCGAAGCCTATGCGGACGCGGTGACGCGACGCGATGCGGATGATTGGGGCGCTTGCTGGGCACAGGATGCCAAGTGGGAAATGCCCGATTACCCCGAATTTCCGCCGCAGGAAGGTCGCGATAACATCGTCGCCCTGTGGAAATCGGCGATGGAGCAATATCCCGGCATCATGTTCCAGGCCTGGCCCGGCGCAATCGAGATCGACGGCGACCATGCCAAGGTCCGCAGCTGGACCGCGGAAGTCTACGACCAGGGCGACAACACCGTGCGCGATCGCGGCGCCTATGACGACGAATGCGTGAAGGTGGACGGACGCTGGGTGTTCTCGCGCCGCAGCTTCCGCAATATTCACAAGCAAATCCAGCCGAAGGGGTGCTGAGGCGATGAGCACCCGTCGCCACTGGCGTCTCGATGCGCGGCCCGAAGGGCACGATTACGAAGCAGCACTGTCGCTGCAGGAAGAAACCCTGCCCGAACTGCCCGAAGGGCAGGTGCGGGTTGCCGCACAATACCTCTCCATGGATGCGGGCGTGCGCGTGTGGATGAGCGCGCGGGAGGATGGCTATTCACCGCCGATCCCGCTCGGCGCCACGATGCAGGGTCAGTTTATCGGCCGCGTCGAAGCCTCGCGCAGCGATGCCTTCGAAGAGGGCGATCTGGTTCGCGGCTTCGGCGACTGGGCGACCCACAGTACGGTCGACCCGGCGCTGGCCGGGCTGACGAAACTGGACGCGGATATCGACGATGTCCGCCAGCATTTCGGCGTGCTCGGCCTCAATGGCATGACCGCGCTGTGCGGGCTGACCGATGTGATCGGCGGTCTTGAGGAAGGGCAGACCGTGCTCGTCTCCGCAGCTGCCGGGGCGACCGGCGGAGCGGCCTGCCAGATCGCGCGCAACATGGGCTGCAAGGTCTACGGCATCGCGGGTTCGCCCGAGAAGTGCGAGTGGCTGACCGGCACGCTCGGCATCGACGGTGCGATCGATTACAAGCGGCAGAATGTCGCCGAGGAGATCGCGAAGATCGATGGCGGGATCGACGTCTATTTCGAAAATGTCGGCGGCCCGATCCTTGATGCGGCGCTACCCAACATGGCGCTGGGCGGCAGGATCGGCATTTGCGGGCTGCTTTCGGGCTATACCAGCGAAAGCGGCGAGGCTGGCCCGGCGCGGTTCGACCAGATCCTGATGAAGCGGCTGACCGTGAAGGGCATCTTCCTGCCCGACTATCTGGCCCAGGGCTACGACTACTACCCGCAACTGCGCACCTGGTACGACGAGGGCAAGCTGGTCGGCGATATCGACGAGACGCGCGGCATCGAAAACACGCTGCAGGCGTTCCGGCGCATGCTGACCGGCGACAAGTCGGGCAAGGTCATCGTCGCGATCGACTGATCCTGTGCGAACAGGAAAAAGGGGGCGCAGCCGAACCCGGCGCGCCCCCTTTTTTGTGCTTGATCTGATAGCTTACTGCGCGGTCATCCCGCCATCGACCACCAGTTCGGTCCCGGTGACATAGCGACCCTCGTCGCAGCTGAGGAACAGCACCGCATTGGCGATATCGACCGGATCGCCCATCCGGCCCATCGGGATCGAATCGACCACCTTGTCGAAGAATTCCGCATTATCGGACCGCGCGACGTTCTGCATGTTGGTGTCGATCATCCCCGGGTGGATCGAGTTGACCCGGATGTTGTCGCGCGCGCATTCGATCGCGATGGTCTTGCCGAACATCCGCACCCCGGCCTTGGCCGCAGCATATGCCGAACAGGCAGGCACACCGACGAGCCCGGCGACCGACGACAGGTTGACGATCGATCCGCCTTTCCCGGCCTTGCGCATGATCTCCACCGCCCGCCGCGTGCCGAAGAACACGCTGTCCAGATTGACGGTCAGCTGCTTGTTCCAGTCCGCGCTGGTAAGGTTCTCGATCGGGCGCAGTACGGCGATCCCGGCATTGTTGACGAGGATGTCGAGCGAGCCCCATTCCTGCGCAATCCGGTCGAGCACGCTGTCCCAGTCGGCTTCATCGGCGACGTCCTGCTTCAGCGCCATCGCGGTGCCGCCCGCATCGCGGATGCCTTTGGCGACCGCTTCCGCGCCGTCGAGATCGATGTCCGTCACGCAGACCTTCGCACCCTCTTCGGCGAGGCGCTGCGCGGTTGCACTGCCCAGACCGGGTACCGACGCGCCGCCGGTGATGAGTGCGATCTTGCCATCAAGGCGTTTGGTCATGATTTCATCCTGCCTGAATAGAAAAGAGGCCGGGCGTGATGCCCGGCCTCGATGGAATGGCGATGCTCAGAAGTCGAAGCCGACCGATGCGCCGAAGATGCGCGGTTCGCGCGCCGACGAGAAGGAGAACAGCCCGGCCACGGTGAACGCGGCGTTCGGTCCGCGATCGTCGAGCAGGTTGCGCACGAAGACCGAGGCATAGGCGCGTGCGCCACCGATTTCGAAATTCGCGCGGATGCTGGCGTCGAGCAGGGTCTGCGCATCGGAGCGAACCCGCGGGTCGTTTCCGTTCACGATCACCGGCCCGTTGGCCAGGTCGCCGCTGAGCGGCCCGAGCGAAATCTGCTGATCGTACGGATCGATGTACCGGAAGGTGACGTTGCCGACCATGCTGCCGAAACTGGTCGGCTGGTCGTACGTCGCGCCGATCGATCCGGTGATCTTCGGGTTGTAGATCAGGTTGTTGTTCGAATAGTCGAATGGGATGATGTTGCCGTTCACCGGCGAGACGTTGCCCACGATGAACCCGTCGACCTCGTTGTTGAGGTAGCCCAGGGCACCATTGATGGTCAGCTCGCTGGTCAAACGCGACGTGAAGTCCGCTTCCAGGCCCCAGATGGTTGCCGAGGCGACGTTATCGGTGATCGTCTGGTTGCCCGTCGGACCGCCGGGGATGGTCGTGTTCGCCTGCAGGTCATTATACTTCGAATAGAACCCGGCGAAGTTGAACTGGGTGCGGCCGAAACTCAGTTTGGTGCCCAGTTCGAAGCTGTCGACGACCTCGGGCTCGTAGGGGCGGCTGGCGGTCGCGGCCGTCGCTGCACGCGGGGAGAACCCGCCCGAGCGGAAGCCCTGCGAATAGCTGGCATAGACCATCAGATCTTCGTTGGGCCGCCAGTCGACCCCCAGCTTGGGGGTGAACTTCTTGAACGTGGCTTCGCCCTGGCCGACGAGCCCGGTCTGGGCGAACCCGTTGCTGAGCTCCTTGGTGTCGGTCGTGTACCGTCCGCCGAACGACACGCGGACCGTATCCGACAGGCTGAGGTTGAAGTCGCCGAACACGGCGAAGCTTTCCACCGAGCCGATAACCGATTGCGGATTGTTGTCCGTGGTGCTCGCATCGACCCCCGGCTGGAACCCGAAGACCGAGGTGTACTGGATCAGGTCGTAGTTCGAGTTGAAATAGTACCCACCGATCACGAAATCGAAATTGTCGGTGAAGTTGCCGGCGGCGCGCAGCTCCTGGCTGAACTGGTCGTAGTTCTGAAGGCGGCGGACCTTGTACAGATCTACGCTGGAACCGTCGAAATCCTGGCCCTGGTTCTCTTCCGATTTGCGATAGCTGGTGATCGAGGTAAGCGCGAGGCTGCCCAGATCGAGGTTCATCTCCAGCGTACCTGCCGGGGCCTTGTAGGTCGATTTGAAAGGCTCGGTGAAGACCGTGTACAGGTCGCTCGTGGTGTTACGATTGCATTCGATCGCGGGCATGAAGCCGCAGAAGACTTCCCCCGTCTCGGTGATTGGCGCGTTGACCACGTCGAAGGACTGTTCCTGCTGTTCCAGCGTCAGCAGGGCTTCGAAGGGGCCGCCATCGCCAACCTTGATCGCTACGCCATAGTTTTCGTTGTTGCTCCCGCCGCGACGGTCGCCGGTGTAGTAATCGGTGTAATAGCCGTCGGATTCGGTGTGGAAGTAGAAGAACTTGCCCGACACCGTATCGCCGAGCATCGGCGTGTTGACGACCGCGCGGGTCGCAAAGGTGCCGTACTCGCCATAGCTTGCTTCCGCCTTGACGCCGAACTGGCCGGTCGGGCGGGTGCGGCGGATGTTGATCACGCCGCCGATCGTGTTGCGGCCGAACAGCGTGCCTTGCGGGCCGCGCAGCACTTCGACCTGTTCGATATCGAAGAAGTCGAGGAACTGGCCGGTGCTGGTGCCGATGAATACGCCGTCGATCACGACGCCCACGGTCGGTTCGGCGGATTTCTCGACGTCGGCATAGGTGAGGCCGCGAATGGAGAGGTTCGCCGCAGCCGCGCCGCTGTTCTGGTTGGTGATCAGCAGGTTGGGCGACAGCCCCTGAATATCGCCGATGGTCGTGGTGCCGCGATTATCCAGCGTCTGGGTATTGATCGCGGTGATCGCGACCGGCGTATCCTGCAGCGCTTCGTCGCGGCGGCGGGCGGTAACGATGATCTCGCCGTCCATGTCGCTGTCATCGGCCTGGTTGCCGACATAGCCATCGGGCGAATCGTCCTCCGGCGTCTGCGCCTGTGCCTGCGCGGGCATCGCCCACATCAAGGCGGAGGTGCCCAGCGCGGTTGCCAGGACCGTACGATAGGTCGAAACAGTCATCCTCTAATCCCCTCGTGAGTTCGCCATTCACCGATGGCTTCAACCTCAGTGTTTTCCCTGAGCTGCCGTCCGACTTGAACTGACAATTGGTAGAGGTGCCGTTGCACAGCCTATTTGTGAGGAATGGGAAGGGGAGATATTCATGACCGATAACAAGCGTTTTCTTCTCCGCCGCCGCCCTGAAGGCGAGCCGGTGGAGACCGATTTCGAGCTGGTAAGCGCCGCAATTCCGGCCCCGCCCGCGGGTGGTTTCGTGCTGCGCAACCGCTTCGCCTCGCTCGATCCCGCACAGCGCGGGTGGATGGACGACGCGCCCAGCTACATGCCGCCGATCGCGCTGGACGATCCCGTCCGGGCGACGACCGTGGGGCAGGTGCACGCGAGCGACCATCCCGATTATGCGCCCGGCGATTGGGTGATGGGATTGAACGCGATCGAGGAATATTCCGCCGTGGTGCCCGACGGGTTCACTGCCAAGGTCGATGTCTCGGCAGTCGACAGCCCCTCTCGGTTCCTTTCTGCTTTCGGCGCGGTCGGGTTGACCGCTTATTTCGGGCTGCTCGAAGTCGCGAAGCCCCAGCCGGGCGAGACCGTGCTGGTCTCCGGCGCGGCTGGCGCGGTCGGGTCGGTGGTCGGGCAGATTGCCAAGATCCACGGCTGCCGCACGGTCGGCATCGCTGGCGGACCTGAGAAATGCGCAAGGCTGGTCGAGCGCTATGGCTACGACGCGGCGGTCGATTATCGCGGCAAGTCCACGGAGCAGCTGGCCGACGCGATCCGCGAGGTCACACCCGATGGAGCGAATATCGTGTTCGAGAATGTCGGCGGAACCGTGTTCGATGCCGAACTGATGAACCTCGCCAAGCATGCC encodes:
- a CDS encoding nuclear transport factor 2 family protein, whose protein sequence is MSYTGPVEDRLAIRELIEAYADAVTRRDADDWGACWAQDAKWEMPDYPEFPPQEGRDNIVALWKSAMEQYPGIMFQAWPGAIEIDGDHAKVRSWTAEVYDQGDNTVRDRGAYDDECVKVDGRWVFSRRSFRNIHKQIQPKGC
- a CDS encoding glucose 1-dehydrogenase — its product is MTKRLDGKIALITGGASVPGLGSATAQRLAEEGAKVCVTDIDLDGAEAVAKGIRDAGGTAMALKQDVADEADWDSVLDRIAQEWGSLDILVNNAGIAVLRPIENLTSADWNKQLTVNLDSVFFGTRRAVEIMRKAGKGGSIVNLSSVAGLVGVPACSAYAAAKAGVRMFGKTIAIECARDNIRVNSIHPGMIDTNMQNVARSDNAEFFDKVVDSIPMGRMGDPVDIANAVLFLSCDEGRYVTGTELVVDGGMTAQ
- a CDS encoding Rieske (2Fe-2S) protein, translated to MSATWFEAVAIDAFPEDGKLATKLGEWNVLIVREDGAFTAFNDCCTHQASALSTGRVRRGTIMCPLHGARFEARTGKCIGGAYPALRMFETRESEGMLEVAVPDQPPAIGERPKFG
- a CDS encoding TonB-dependent receptor, which codes for MTVSTYRTVLATALGTSALMWAMPAQAQAQTPEDDSPDGYVGNQADDSDMDGEIIVTARRRDEALQDTPVAITAINTQTLDNRGTTTIGDIQGLSPNLLITNQNSGAAAANLSIRGLTYADVEKSAEPTVGVVIDGVFIGTSTGQFLDFFDIEQVEVLRGPQGTLFGRNTIGGVINIRRTRPTGQFGVKAEASYGEYGTFATRAVVNTPMLGDTVSGKFFYFHTESDGYYTDYYTGDRRGGSNNENYGVAIKVGDGGPFEALLTLEQQEQSFDVVNAPITETGEVFCGFMPAIECNRNTTSDLYTVFTEPFKSTYKAPAGTLEMNLDLGSLALTSITSYRKSEENQGQDFDGSSVDLYKVRRLQNYDQFSQELRAAGNFTDNFDFVIGGYYFNSNYDLIQYTSVFGFQPGVDASTTDNNPQSVIGSVESFAVFGDFNLSLSDTVRVSFGGRYTTDTKELSNGFAQTGLVGQGEATFKKFTPKLGVDWRPNEDLMVYASYSQGFRSGGFSPRAATAATASRPYEPEVVDSFELGTKLSFGRTQFNFAGFYSKYNDLQANTTIPGGPTGNQTITDNVASATIWGLEADFTSRLTSELTINGALGYLNNEVDGFIVGNVSPVNGNIIPFDYSNNNLIYNPKITGSIGATYDQPTSFGSMVGNVTFRYIDPYDQQISLGPLSGDLANGPVIVNGNDPRVRSDAQTLLDASIRANFEIGGARAYASVFVRNLLDDRGPNAAFTVAGLFSFSSAREPRIFGASVGFDF
- a CDS encoding VOC family protein — encoded protein: MDHHRLFGSGPFFVLDRITLAHATYRGADSDLVHSSAYGQWGPVMVEFVQQDSAGVSPFREMFAEGETGLHHIALFEDDLEAAVARFADQGHAEAFRGTMEDGFQFVFIDTVASLGHMVELYRPVSALVGFYDMVADAAAGWDGSDPVRVLEG
- a CDS encoding NADP-dependent oxidoreductase; this encodes MTDNKRFLLRRRPEGEPVETDFELVSAAIPAPPAGGFVLRNRFASLDPAQRGWMDDAPSYMPPIALDDPVRATTVGQVHASDHPDYAPGDWVMGLNAIEEYSAVVPDGFTAKVDVSAVDSPSRFLSAFGAVGLTAYFGLLEVAKPQPGETVLVSGAAGAVGSVVGQIAKIHGCRTVGIAGGPEKCARLVERYGYDAAVDYRGKSTEQLADAIREVTPDGANIVFENVGGTVFDAELMNLAKHARIVLCGLISEYNSETKHGARNLWQVLAQEATLHGYLISAYVDRFAEGGAQMAKWIASGEVVMDEDIQHGIDNAYPAFMRLFSGANTGKLILALD
- a CDS encoding nuclear transport factor 2 family protein, translated to MTHDEKLKLIDDLYAATGAGDWERAESMLTEDFFASEADHLPMKGRFTGRGGLRELYTLVFTMVDASGIKRIETTTGGDYAVVILEIQFAQEGLAPAETCEMFRFRDGKVCEIKPYYYNPAAFDAAVAAKKAGNA
- a CDS encoding NADP-dependent oxidoreductase; the encoded protein is MSTRRHWRLDARPEGHDYEAALSLQEETLPELPEGQVRVAAQYLSMDAGVRVWMSAREDGYSPPIPLGATMQGQFIGRVEASRSDAFEEGDLVRGFGDWATHSTVDPALAGLTKLDADIDDVRQHFGVLGLNGMTALCGLTDVIGGLEEGQTVLVSAAAGATGGAACQIARNMGCKVYGIAGSPEKCEWLTGTLGIDGAIDYKRQNVAEEIAKIDGGIDVYFENVGGPILDAALPNMALGGRIGICGLLSGYTSESGEAGPARFDQILMKRLTVKGIFLPDYLAQGYDYYPQLRTWYDEGKLVGDIDETRGIENTLQAFRRMLTGDKSGKVIVAID